In a single window of the Necator americanus strain Aroian chromosome X, whole genome shotgun sequence genome:
- a CDS encoding hypothetical protein (NECATOR_CHRX.G23189.T1), translating into MNPFSATVLLEMLLEINGVKLVMGFSYRRSDCTNIECVHHRGICLRLFDTCGGKPKSTSQILLCQHLHFGE; encoded by the exons ATGAATCCGTTCAGTGCAACTGTGCTTTTGGAAATGCTACTCGAAATCAACGGAGTCAAGcttgtgatgggattttcctaTCGGAG GTCTGACTGCACAAACATTGAGTGTGTTCATCACCGTGGCATCTGCCTTCGATTGTTTGATACTTGTGGCGGCAAGCCAAAAAGTACGTCACAGATTTTGCTCTGTCAACACCTCCATTTTGGTGAGTGA